From the Malaclemys terrapin pileata isolate rMalTer1 chromosome 13, rMalTer1.hap1, whole genome shotgun sequence genome, one window contains:
- the LOC128848347 gene encoding fibrinogen-like protein 1-like protein has protein sequence MGFPKDCSNIPRDSPSGVHVIQPAGSPPRVVWCDMDTEGKGWTVVQRNSYNTEITWKESWSTYKYGFGNVQQDYWLGNGYLSLLTRQNIYKVRFVVEDKFNNTRYAEFDIFSVEDEPSGYPLRLGRYSGDSEDYLTTYHSGLGGIHDNMKFSTTDKDQDQASGNCASSYGGWWYDKCQNVLLNGKGYIYWEGFCKSGECKSSLILVKPTDVCCVRQEEPILLGSRRR, from the exons ATGg ggttccccaaagactgcagcaacattcccagggacagccccagCGGGGTCCATGTCATCCAGCCGGCAGGCTCTCCCCCTCGAGTGGTGTGGTGTGACATGGACACCGAAGGCAAAGGCTGGACCGTTGTCCAGAGAAATTCTTACAACACAGAGATCACCTGGAaggagtcctggagcacctacaagtacggctttgggaacgtgcagcaggattactggctgggcaacgggtacctgtccctgctcacgcggcagaacatctacaaggtccGCTTTGTCGTGGAGGACAAATTCAACAACACCCGCTACGCAGAGTTCGACATCTTCAGTGTCGAGGATGAGCCCAGCGGGTACCCGCTGAGGCTGGGCAGGTACTCTGGGGACAGCGAGGACTATCTCACCACCTACCACTCCGGCCTGGGGGGCATACACGACAACATGAAGTTCAGCACGACTGACAAGGATCAGGACCAGGCCAGTGGGAATTGCGCAAGTAGCTATGGAGGCTGGTGGTACGACAAGTGTCAGAACGTCCTGCTCAATGGGAAAGGCTACATCTACTGGGAAGGGTTCTGTAAGAGTGGGGAGTGCAAGTCTTCCCTCATCCTGGTTAAGCCAACAGACGTGTGCTGTGTCCGGCAGGAGGAGCCCATCCTCCTTGGGAGCCGGCGTCGCTAA